The genomic window AGAACCCCTGGGCGCGGCTAGATATCTTCGCCCGTTCGTTCTCTTCCTCGCTGAGATCTTTGCTGTGGGGAAGAATCCACGCGCGCATCCGAGCTTCGTGGGTTGATCCATCTTCAAGTTCCAGCTCGATTTTCTGTGCGTGGGAAGGAAGGACTTGTTCTGATTTTTCAGTAAAGAATGGATCCCAAGAGTGGATGGCCTCTCCATTGAGTTCAATGCTTACATTCGGATAATCTTGATTCGTGAGATCCAAGTAGCGATGGAAAACCAGACCGATATGTTCGCGAAGTCGCTCCACTCTGCTTGTTACAGCCCTTCTCTCCGGTGCGCCCCCGGCTTGTTCATATGTTTTAGTAAGCAGACGGTCGCATTTCGACCAGACGAGTAGCGTCCCGTGATCGCCACAAAGCTCGGCAAACTGCGTCTTTTCAGAATCAGTTACGTCTTCCTCAAGCATCTCCCACACATTGTTTTTCTCAACATGATCAAGGTCCCAGGCGAGCTTTTTCAACGTTTCTGATGCGGCTTTTTTACTTATAAGCGCGAATTTTAGGCAGATGGAACTTGATGCGGTTTTTAGGCCCAAGCCGAATTTTCCTAAACTCTTTAGGTTTTCTCGTTTCGGAGCTCCATAGCGCATGGCTTGAAATAACTCGTCCTCGTCCATGCCTGCTCCGTTGTCTCCGAAGTAGACGAATTTTCTTCCGTCACGCTCTAGTTCGACCTGAATGCTGATGTCGGTGGCGCCGGCTGCAATAGAATTATCAATGATATCCGCAGCGGCGGTGTTGAAATCATAGCCGGTATCTCTCAGGCCAAAGATCAGTCTGGACGGATCCGGAAGGTTTGTTAGGTCTCTTGGAGCTGTACTCATTTAGGTATTCCTTTAGATTGACGCGGCAGGACGGTGAGCAGGTTTCCCCAATGAAATCTTTTGGTCGAGGCGAAGCCCGCGATTTATCAGAGGCCGTTCTGACTCGTCTGCACCTCTTGGATGAATTGCGCGAGTGAAATCAAGTACCCACGGTCGCTCTTGGGGTAGGCATCGTGGAGGTTTGAAGGAACGACTAGCGCAAGCTTCTTCGCCCTCATCTCGTACAATTGATGGGTAGAGATTGGGGCCTCGAGTGTAAGGAGATGCTTGTGCTCCACTCGGTCGGCTTCAGTAAGCACTTGTCTCCACCGATCCTTACATGTCGACTTCACGCCCAGCATGATCAGCCGTTGCGAATCAAAGCTCAGGTCAAGATAGCTGTTTTGACTCGGGAACAGAAAATCGGGCTTCGAGCGGTTCTCTGTACGGGCGGTCCTGGAGTGCCTGAGCAGGTTTGCTTTGAATATATGCTCGAGGTGGTTCTCAAGCGTCAGACCTACGCGGCTCTTTCTTCGATTTTGGACAGAAAGAGAATAGGAGATGAACGAGTCCACGTCGGGCTTACCGTCTCCAGAAAGAAATCCTTCCTTCAGGCGCTTGGAGACAATGTGGTTTTCCAAAGCGCGGAATAGTTGCTCCTCCTTCTCCATCCATGCCATCAGCGCATGATCTGGGTCTGCGAGGGTATCGACGCTCATGCACTTGGATCTGCTAAACGCAGAAAACTGAAGTGTCGTGGGAAAGGACTCTCCGAAGAGATTGATCATCTCATCCAAATGGCTGTCGTCGAGCCACCCGGGATCTAGGCCGATAGTTTCGAGAATTACCCTGGATGCGAAACTGAGCTGCTGCTTGTCGAAATCGTTCTCTGATCTGAGAACATAACGGACGCCGCTGGTGTCCACGCCGAACAACCACTCAATCTGCTGCCCAACGCTCGATCCGCTTTTCGCAACAATCAGCAGAAGAGAGCCGTCTTGGCAGTGTGCAATGACAAGAACATCACCAGCGCCGAAATTTGCGGATACCGATGTGCTGGGGAAGTAGAGGCGATACTCATCTCGCATCACTCCGCGTTCCTCCCGAGCCTTCTGCCGGGCGTCGTACCAAGTCAGTAACGCATCCTCAACGATGGGCTCAGGCTCGCTATCGCTCAAATACATCATCTTTGAGGGATACGGCACTCGCTGGTTGGGCTCTCCCAACATTTCACGTAGTGCTCTTACGCCATTGAACTCATGCTGATTTGATCTGAGTACGTTCGCTTCCACCTCCGTAAGCCGCTTTGCAGCCACGCCTTGGAAATACTCAGACAGACTTCCTTGTTTCATGCCGCCCCCTGTTGGCGCCAGTAACTAGTGCTCTTTCAGTACATCTGACGCAATTTCATCTAAAGCCCTACTTCGTCCATCGGAATGCAGTCCGCGGAGCGTGCATTCCCATACTTCTATTACTTTCCACCCCAGCGACTTTAGCTGATTTTTGACGCGTCTGTCTCGGGCTCTATTTCCATCAATCTTTGCTTGCCAGAACTCCGGTCTTGTCTTGGGTAGACGGTACAACGAGCAATCGTGACCATGCCAGAAGCATCCATGGACAAAAACCACGGTCCGGTATTTCGGCAGCACGATATCCGGTCGTCCAGGCAGTCCAGCTCCACCCAGGCGGTAGCGGAATCCCCTCGCATGGAGGCCCTTGCGTACAAGGACCTCCAGCTTGGTATTCGAACCACGGATCCGCGACATCTGTGCGGACCGCTGTGCGGGAGTAATGCTGTCAACCAAGTTCAGGCCTTGGCCCTCTTCTTCGCTGGCTTTGCCGGCTCCGAAGCGGACTCCTGCAGGAGGTGGGGAACCATGATCCGCGCAACCTCGCTGATTACCGGGACCACTACCGAGTTGCCGAACTGCTTGTAAGCACGGGTATCGGAGACCGGAATGCGGAAGTTGTCATCGAAGCCCATCAGGCGCGCGCACTCACGCGGTGTCAGGCGCCGAGGATTTTTCTTCGAGCCCTGCGAGATCAGGATCTCGGAGCCATCCTTGTAGTAACGGGCAGACAGCGTGCGGCAGGTTGTTTCGGGGGTGACAAGGCCAAAACCGAAGCCGTTGCCTTTTTCTCTATGCTTGGCCGCATAGTTCTGCAGGTACTCCCAGAGTTTGTCGGACAGTGTGTACTTGTCCAGAACCTTACCCTTGACACCGCCGATGTAAGGGGCGTCGGCGGGCTCGGAGCCGTCCTGGCGGTGCATCACTGATCCCATCTTTGGCGCGAAGCCAATGTCAGGCAGATCAAGATCGTCCCAGGTGAACGGAGTTTCTTCGCGGAACCCGACGATGATGATGCGCTCGCGATGCTGTGGGCCGAAGTGCTTGCCGTTGATCACTCTGTGGTGGACGTGATAACCAAGCTCGTTCTGCAGCACGTCGATGATGGTCGAGAATGTGCGGCCCTTGTCATGGCTCATCAGGTTCTTGACGTTCTCCAGCAGGAACGCGCGGGGCTTCTTCTCGGCAATGATGCGGGCTACGTCGAAGAAGAGCGTACCTTGCGTCTTGTCCGAGAAACCATGGGGACGGCCCAGTGCGTTCTTTTTCGAAACACCTGCAATGGAGAACGGCTGGCAGGGGAACCCTGCAAGCAGAACGTCGTGGTCGGGAACGTCACTTTCGTGGACCTTGGTGATGTCGGAGGCGAACATATGGCCCTCCCCATCATGGAAGTTCGCTCGATAGGTCTTTACCGCGTAAGGGTCCCACTCGCTGGTGAACACGCAACGGCCGCCCTGCTTCTCGAAGGCCGTACGGATGCCACCAATGCCAGCAAACAGATCGATGAAGCGGAATTTACCTTCACCTGCTGGAGGCTCGCCGAAAGGCAGGAGGCGCTGACGGATGGCGTCGGCAATGTAGGGCTTTGGTTCGGTTTCGCGGGTCTGCCAGCGGCGGACAGTCTTCGGATCGACTCCCAGTGCCTGGGCGACCTCCTTCGGGCTGAAGCGTTGGAGGGAAAGGTCGATCAATTGGTACGTATTCATGAAGGCTCCGGGAACAACGGGGACAGTATGTCCAATTTCTTCCCGTGGGAAAAGAAATAAATCAGGCGAATTTGTCAGAATCCGTAAGGCTTCGGGCCAGCGTGCTCAGCGCGCCCACTTTGAACACGTGTTGTCGCAGATGTTGAGACGGAAGAGCACTCAACATCTGGTTCTGGCTGCTCAGGAAAATTCATCGTGTTGGCGCTGAGCTCGAAACCGGGTACCAGCCAGCAAGCGGGTTGAGACCCGACGGCCGACGCTCCAGGGGCGGGGCAATGGGCTTCGGAAGAAAGAAGGAAGAAAGAGACTGTTTGGCTGAAGCATCTTCTCCCTGGCTGCTACCTCGAAAGGGTATCCGGTGCGGAATGGCGCTCCAGCAGCTCACGAATTCAATCGCCGTACGGGCCAAAAGGTTTTGTACGATAGCGGCCGAAACAACCGGCTACGGGCCGCTACCGGCTCTTACGATTGACCGGCACGTCAAGTCTGAAACATGTCCATCATCGGCTGATGTCATAGCCAACCCATCCCAGAACCACGAACACCCAATGATCGCCACCCTCCTAGTCGGCATGCTCTGCGTTTACCTGCTGAGCTTCACCGTGATGTTTCTGCTCATCAGTCGTCGGCTGCAGGACGAGAACATGGGCATGGACGTCTTTGGCGTGGGCAACCTCATGCTGGGTGGCGCCTATGTGCTGCAGTTGCTGGAAGGGGCGCCGGGCTGGAGTTGGCTGAGCATGCTCAACCACACGCTCACGCTGTGCTCGCTGCTGGCGTATTGCGTGGGGGGGGCGCGGTTCTTTGGCCGCTCGACACCGCTTGCGGTGCCGCTGCTGTGCCTGGCTGTGGGTTACAGCCTGGTGCAGATCCTGGTGAACTGGGCCTTCGGCCCGGTGGCGCGCTATGTGATGTTGGCCGGTGTCTGCGCGGTGTCCTTCGTCGCGATGGTGGCGATGCTGTTGTACGGCGTGCGCAGCTTCGCCAAGGATCTGCGCGGCGAAGTGTTGTTGTTTGCCGGCCTGATCAGCGGCATCTGCGTTTTGAACGTGATCAAGCTCAGCAAGCTGTTGTCCGGCGGCTTTGAGGCGGTGAGCAACGATGGCCGGTTCTCTATGGTCTTCTACGTCTACATGTGTTCGCTGGCGACCATCCTGCCGCCGTCGATTGTGTGGTTGGTGCTGCGGCGCCTTACCGACAGCTTGCGGACCGTTGCAGCCCGCGATCCGCTGACCCATCTGCTCAACCGTCGCGGTCTGAGTACGGCGCTGGACGCCTGCTTCCGGCGGCCGGGAACCACGGCTCGGCTGCTGTTGGTCGATCTGGATCACTTCAAGAACATCAACGACAGCTACGGCCATCATGTGGGTGATGAGGTGCTGTGCGGGGTGGCCGACGCGCTGCGCGCCTCGGTGCGCAAGGACGACCTGGTCTGCAGGCTGGGCGGCGAGGAGTTCGCGGTGATCTGTGTGGGCGCCGATGATGCGTCCGTGCTGCGCCTGGCCGAGCGCGTGCGCAGCAGTATCGAGCAGAAGGTGATGCTGCAGGGCGCGCTCTACGCGCAGCTGCGTTGCACGGTGACCATCGGTGTATCAGACAGCTTTGGCAGCGAGGCGGCCTTGGGCCAGGCCATGCAGCAGGCCGATGCGGCGCTGTATCGCGGCAAGCACACCGGCCGCAACCGGGTGGAGCACAACCAGGGCCCGAGTCGGCGCAACGCTACGCTGGATACGGTTCACTAGCCGCTTGGGTTGCTGTCCCGGTTTTGTTGATGCCGATATTTGGCTCGGGAAAAATCTTTCTAGGTCCAGCCTTGCGCGCGATAGATGAGTTGGCCGAGTGTTGGCTGCGATGCTCATCCACGGCCGGATATATGCATTTTGGATCGCTGGACCGACGGCTCCCTGCCGGCAGTCGGCCGTGCATCCCGAAGGGCCAAAATATTGACGCGCTTGAGCGCTCTATCGCCTGCATGCGCTGTGTATACGCTGCCAATTGCCGTCTATAGAATTCGCTCCGGGGATTCCAGATATTTGCTTCGCGCCTTCAACGGGGCGGGATGGCTGGCGGGTTCCTCCCACTATTCCTGTCGAAATGGAAGTCGCATAAATGCAGATTCGTTTGTTGTCGCTGGCGCTGTTGGCACTGGTGTGTGCGGATGCCCGCGCTGTTGAAGACCTTGCACCGCAGGAAGCTGCAGCAACCGTCGAGCGCCCTGCGCGTATCCGCCTGTTCGGGCAGAACGGCGTCGGCCTCACGATGTATACCAATGCACGCTGCAAGGACGAATACGACGAAGAGGTCGAGGCGTCCGGTTCGATTGGGCACTACTTCAAGGCAATGGTGCGCAAGAAGCCGGAGAACGTGACCATCGGCATGCCCGAGACCGCCGACACGCGCAATCTGGCTACACGCGACAAGCTATGGGCCAGCCCGTATTACGCCGAGCACCCGCTGGTGCCGGGGCAGCCGGTGATGCTCAAGGCGAACATCGCCAATGGCTCAGGCTGGACCTGCAACCGCGGCCGCGGTATCGAAGCCAGCTTTGTTCCAGAGTCCGGCGTGGACTACGAGGGCGACATGATCCGCGACTTCGAAGGCGGCAGCTGCGGCATCGCCTTGCGGCGGATAGCACCGGACGGAACCACCACACCGGTCATCAGCCGCATGATGGCGCCCAAGTGCGAGGCTGAGCCGGCACCTGCGCCATCATTGATGGTGATGCTGATGGATCCGGACAACCTGCAGTACCGGCTCGCCGAAGAGGGCGCCGGCATCGATGAGCTGGACAACGATGAGGACAGCATCGAGGACCTGGAGGAAATGATCGCCGAGGCGCCCATCGCACCGGGCGTGCCGGTATGCATCGTCGCCAGTGACGAAACCAATAGCAGCGAGTTCGGCAAGGCGCTCCCGGCGCTGCTGGAAAAACGTGGTGTACAGGCACAGGTGACCCGGGTAGACGCCAAGGTGCTCACGGCGGAATGGAACCTGACCGAACAGCGGCCGCTGAGCTTTGCCCTGGCCGAGTACTACTGCAGGTCGATTGCCGGGCAGCGTTGATGGAGCCGCATGTATTTGCGGGGAATTGCAGATAGCAAGCGTGGAGCCAGAACAGCACGAATGGAAAGGATTGGGCCTTCCTGTGCTGCGCATTTGCTTTTTTGGCGGGACGAGACAGGGGCGTGATTTCACCACGCCCTGATTGCGGCTTGGGCTGCATCGAGCGCTATGCTGCGAGCAACTGCACAAGGAAGCTGCGCTATGACTCAACGGCAAAAAAGCGTGTTCATACTATTGGCAGCGCTATTGATGCTGCCGGGCACAGCTCCAGGTAGTCAGCCCAAAGGTCGGTATCAGAAAGCGGTGATTTCAGACGAAGGCGGTGTTCTTTGCTTGCGGGCGAATGATGTGCCGGAGTTGAAGCGCGCCGCATCCATAGTCACCAACCTTACGATCTACCATCGCCAAGGCGGCGCTCAACGCCCCATCTGGTCGCAGAGCTATCCTCCGAATGAAGTGGCGCCGCCAGTGATATCACCGGGTGATTGCATGGATGACGTCGGCACGGAAGAAAATCCCTTGCCGGCGCTAGTTCCTGGCGCGCAGTATTCGGCGGAAGTTGCTGCCTTCATTGTGGACAAGAGCGGGAGCCCAGTGAGGCGTTGGTATAGCGGCCACTTCTGCGTGGTGCGCAGTGAGGGCGGGTTTGAGGTTCGACAGGTGCTGTTTGACCGGCGCCGGGGCGTTTGGGGCTGGGATGCATGCGGCTTGTAGGTTGGATCGCACCTGGGGCAACGACGGTATTGCGTTGGGGCTGCTTCCTTGGGTGAACGAATGGTCTGGCCCGGTCACTCGCTACCACGCCAACCACTTGCTGGCATCATCCCTCCATGGCCATCACCCTCGACCACCTGCGGCGCTATGCCGTCGCCCGCTCGCTGTTCAAGCCAACCACGCTGATGCAAGCCATCGCGAAGCTGGGCTTTGTCCAGGCCGATCCGATTCGTGCACCTGCACGGGCGCAGGATCTGACCCTGCGGCAGCGGGTGGTGGGCTACCGCGCAGGCGATCTGGAAAGGCGTTATCCGCGCTTGCCGTTGGAGGAAGATTTCTTCGTCAACTATGGCTTCCTACCGCACAGCCACCACGCGCTGATGCATCCGCGTCAGGCACGCTTGGAGTGGACGCCGGCGCGCTGGAAGCAGGCGCAGGCAGTGCAGGAATTCATCGCCGAGCGCGGTGCGGTACACCCGCGGGAAGTGGATGCCCACTTTGCACATGGCAAGACCACCAACTGGTTTGGTGGATCGTCCAATGCCAGCACGCAGTTGCTGGATGGCATGCATTATCGCGGCCTGCTGCGGGTGGCGCGGCGTGATGGCGGTACCCGCGTGTACGCGGTGCATGAGGCGGCACCGGCGGTGCCTGCGTTCGATATCGACGTACGCATGGATGCACTGATTGATCTCATTGTCGCCAAGTACGCACCCTTGCCGGACGCCAGCCTGGGGCAGCTGGTGGCCTACCTGGGCAATGGTGTCCCGCAGTGGAAGGATGCGCGCAAGCCGGCCCTGGTGCGGGCGCGTCAGCGCTTGCAGCGGGTGAGGGTGGATGGTGTGGATTGGCTGTGGCCGGCCGATGAGCGCGCCGAGCGCCGCCGTTGGAAGCCGGATGCGCAGGTACGGCTGTTGACGCCATTCGACCCGGTGGTATGGGACCGGCGTCGTTTCGAGCTGTTATGGGGCTGGGCCTATCGCTTCGAGGCGTATACCCCGCCGGCCAAGCGCAAGTTGGGCTATTACGCCTTGCCGCTGTTGTGGGGCGATCAGGTGATTGGCTGGGGCAATCTGTCTGTTGCCGGTGGCGCATTGAATGCTGAACTCCGGTACGTCGACGGGCGGCCGCCGCGCGATGTCGCGTTTGTCCGCGAACTGGACGCAGAGCTGGCGCGGATGCGGGTATTCCTGGGCCTTGAAGATTGAGCTGAAATCGTTGGCGCCGCTGGGGTAGGGCGGGTTTGGCCTTGTGCATCCCGGCTGTCCTGCTTGTATCGGAGTGGGCGGAGCATGCAGCTCGTTTGGCTGCGGCTATTGATGGCAGGAAGTCATGTTGCTCGGATAAGTTGATCGGTCGCGGCTGCATCGGGCATGCTGCATCGCCTCCACAAGCGCTGTCGCCAGGATCACCCACGTGCCGCCAACCACCGCTGCAACCGCCCGCAACAGCGGTGTCCATATGGCTGTGGCTTTCGTGGCCATGGGCAGCTGGGCCGCGTTCGCGAATCTGGCGCATCCGATGCCGCGGCCGTTGATCGCAGGGCTGGTGCAGGGCACCTTGTCGGCGCTGATCACCTTGTTCCTGAAGCGGATGATCGAAGCGCTTTCG from Stenotrophomonas nitritireducens includes these protein-coding regions:
- a CDS encoding DNA glycosylase AlkZ-like family protein, whose product is MAITLDHLRRYAVARSLFKPTTLMQAIAKLGFVQADPIRAPARAQDLTLRQRVVGYRAGDLERRYPRLPLEEDFFVNYGFLPHSHHALMHPRQARLEWTPARWKQAQAVQEFIAERGAVHPREVDAHFAHGKTTNWFGGSSNASTQLLDGMHYRGLLRVARRDGGTRVYAVHEAAPAVPAFDIDVRMDALIDLIVAKYAPLPDASLGQLVAYLGNGVPQWKDARKPALVRARQRLQRVRVDGVDWLWPADERAERRRWKPDAQVRLLTPFDPVVWDRRRFELLWGWAYRFEAYTPPAKRKLGYYALPLLWGDQVIGWGNLSVAGGALNAELRYVDGRPPRDVAFVRELDAELARMRVFLGLED
- a CDS encoding GGDEF domain-containing protein; this encodes MIATLLVGMLCVYLLSFTVMFLLISRRLQDENMGMDVFGVGNLMLGGAYVLQLLEGAPGWSWLSMLNHTLTLCSLLAYCVGGARFFGRSTPLAVPLLCLAVGYSLVQILVNWAFGPVARYVMLAGVCAVSFVAMVAMLLYGVRSFAKDLRGEVLLFAGLISGICVLNVIKLSKLLSGGFEAVSNDGRFSMVFYVYMCSLATILPPSIVWLVLRRLTDSLRTVAARDPLTHLLNRRGLSTALDACFRRPGTTARLLLVDLDHFKNINDSYGHHVGDEVLCGVADALRASVRKDDLVCRLGGEEFAVICVGADDASVLRLAERVRSSIEQKVMLQGALYAQLRCTVTIGVSDSFGSEAALGQAMQQADAALYRGKHTGRNRVEHNQGPSRRNATLDTVH
- a CDS encoding very short patch repair endonuclease, with the translated sequence MVDSITPAQRSAQMSRIRGSNTKLEVLVRKGLHARGFRYRLGGAGLPGRPDIVLPKYRTVVFVHGCFWHGHDCSLYRLPKTRPEFWQAKIDGNRARDRRVKNQLKSLGWKVIEVWECTLRGLHSDGRSRALDEIASDVLKEH
- a CDS encoding type II restriction endonuclease — its product is MKQGSLSEYFQGVAAKRLTEVEANVLRSNQHEFNGVRALREMLGEPNQRVPYPSKMMYLSDSEPEPIVEDALLTWYDARQKAREERGVMRDEYRLYFPSTSVSANFGAGDVLVIAHCQDGSLLLIVAKSGSSVGQQIEWLFGVDTSGVRYVLRSENDFDKQQLSFASRVILETIGLDPGWLDDSHLDEMINLFGESFPTTLQFSAFSRSKCMSVDTLADPDHALMAWMEKEEQLFRALENHIVSKRLKEGFLSGDGKPDVDSFISYSLSVQNRRKSRVGLTLENHLEHIFKANLLRHSRTARTENRSKPDFLFPSQNSYLDLSFDSQRLIMLGVKSTCKDRWRQVLTEADRVEHKHLLTLEAPISTHQLYEMRAKKLALVVPSNLHDAYPKSDRGYLISLAQFIQEVQTSQNGL
- the dcm gene encoding DNA (cytosine-5-)-methyltransferase codes for the protein MNTYQLIDLSLQRFSPKEVAQALGVDPKTVRRWQTRETEPKPYIADAIRQRLLPFGEPPAGEGKFRFIDLFAGIGGIRTAFEKQGGRCVFTSEWDPYAVKTYRANFHDGEGHMFASDITKVHESDVPDHDVLLAGFPCQPFSIAGVSKKNALGRPHGFSDKTQGTLFFDVARIIAEKKPRAFLLENVKNLMSHDKGRTFSTIIDVLQNELGYHVHHRVINGKHFGPQHRERIIIVGFREETPFTWDDLDLPDIGFAPKMGSVMHRQDGSEPADAPYIGGVKGKVLDKYTLSDKLWEYLQNYAAKHREKGNGFGFGLVTPETTCRTLSARYYKDGSEILISQGSKKNPRRLTPRECARLMGFDDNFRIPVSDTRAYKQFGNSVVVPVISEVARIMVPHLLQESASEPAKPAKKRAKA
- a CDS encoding ATP-binding protein, with amino-acid sequence MSTAPRDLTNLPDPSRLIFGLRDTGYDFNTAAADIIDNSIAAGATDISIQVELERDGRKFVYFGDNGAGMDEDELFQAMRYGAPKRENLKSLGKFGLGLKTASSSICLKFALISKKAASETLKKLAWDLDHVEKNNVWEMLEEDVTDSEKTQFAELCGDHGTLLVWSKCDRLLTKTYEQAGGAPERRAVTSRVERLREHIGLVFHRYLDLTNQDYPNVSIELNGEAIHSWDPFFTEKSEQVLPSHAQKIELELEDGSTHEARMRAWILPHSKDLSEEENERAKISSRAQGFYIHREGRIIHHGGWLGVFRSDDYHYSLLRVEFDFDHNLDDAFKIDVKKSRVLFDPALEEFLKKQLSPFWNEANKRYRRKDKQAAAALVLDHQSANKTIGSTNAQTAAVSSVDSNSQTATVDNNHGQGIKLRVPIDNDVNPRAIYIDTVDDITSGHVWEPAMRSSGQSGHRVGVRVNKHHDFFQKIYLRAQSQGYTMDGIDYLLWAFAAAEINNSNPELMPVFEDLRDEISMNLKKLLRDTPTPSADDLLPDEKGGEGQ